A region of Candidatus Binatia bacterium DNA encodes the following proteins:
- the treY gene encoding malto-oligosyltrehalose synthase, whose translation MRRIPRATYRIQFGSSFGFRDAAAIADYLAALGISHVYASPYLASASGTHGYDVVAHDRVEERLGGADAHREMCDALAEHGLAQVLDVVPNHMAISGRENALWWDVLTNGPASRFASFFDIEWEPPERRMRNTLLLPVLGDHYGRVLENGELRVARESDDELVVRYHERAFPLSPRTIDVLLERAAERSGITELAALAEDLRRLPDSNQCDPINVQLRFRESTRLRGELQRLLREKADAANALDAAIAEINQDPDALDALLERQNYRLAFWRAADRDLSYRRFFDIDTLIGVRVEDPEVFRRSHELVLRWVAEGIADGLRIDHVDGLRDPLGYLERLRAEAPDAWLLVEKILGHEERLPTNWPIDGTTGYDFVSRVGGLLIDPTAEAQLTKLYERFTGRLETFPELVREKKHAALRELLGSDVNRLTALFLDVCERHRRHRDYTRHELHEVLREALVCMPVYRTYVRPEHGEVSEEDVAIVEGMIARAKANRPDLDPSAFDFLADVLLLRARGEREAELVTRFQQLAAPTMAKGVEDTAFYVYNRFIALNEVGGEPLQFGVSPEDFHRAQSEAQRLWPRAMLATSTHDTKRSADVRARLAVLSEIPEDWAEAVERWSKLAEPHWAGATPDRNVEYLLYQTLVGAWPIGADRVLPYLEKACREAKEHTSWTQANAAYEESVRRFAEGVLGDAELVADLERFVARLVEPGRSNSLAQELIKLTSPGVPDVYQGTELWDLSLVDPDNRRPVDFALRRRLLAELDHLSPQEIAARRDEALPKLWLTKQALDVRKRRPEAFGGDASYRPLWGTGARAQHVVAFVRGESVVTIATRFPLKLAGDWEGTCLELPPGRWRDVLGGVSHDGGAQPLDALLAVFPVALLIAEDAA comes from the coding sequence GTGAGACGAATCCCGCGTGCGACCTATCGCATCCAGTTCGGGAGCTCGTTCGGGTTTCGTGACGCGGCCGCGATAGCGGACTACCTCGCCGCCCTCGGCATCAGCCACGTCTACGCGTCACCGTACCTCGCCTCGGCGAGCGGGACGCACGGCTACGACGTCGTCGCGCACGATCGGGTCGAGGAGCGGCTCGGCGGCGCGGACGCGCATCGCGAGATGTGCGACGCGCTCGCCGAGCACGGCCTCGCGCAAGTGCTCGACGTCGTGCCGAACCACATGGCGATCTCGGGTCGCGAGAACGCCCTGTGGTGGGACGTGCTCACGAACGGTCCCGCGAGCCGCTTCGCGTCGTTCTTCGACATCGAGTGGGAGCCTCCCGAGCGGCGCATGCGCAACACGCTGCTGCTGCCGGTGCTCGGCGATCACTACGGCCGCGTGCTCGAGAACGGCGAGCTGCGCGTCGCGCGCGAGTCCGACGACGAGCTGGTCGTCCGCTACCACGAGCGCGCGTTTCCGCTGAGCCCGCGCACCATCGACGTGCTGCTCGAGCGCGCGGCGGAGCGTAGCGGGATCACCGAGCTCGCGGCGCTCGCCGAGGACCTGCGACGTCTGCCGGATTCGAACCAGTGCGACCCGATCAACGTGCAGCTCCGCTTCCGCGAGTCGACGCGTCTGCGCGGCGAGCTGCAGCGGCTGCTGCGAGAGAAGGCCGACGCCGCCAACGCGCTCGACGCCGCGATCGCGGAGATCAACCAGGATCCCGACGCGCTCGACGCGCTGCTCGAGCGCCAGAACTACCGTCTCGCGTTCTGGCGCGCGGCCGATCGCGACCTCTCGTACCGGCGCTTCTTCGACATCGACACGCTGATCGGCGTGCGCGTCGAGGACCCGGAGGTCTTCCGCCGCTCGCACGAGCTCGTGCTGCGCTGGGTGGCGGAGGGCATCGCCGACGGGCTGCGCATCGACCACGTCGACGGCCTGCGCGACCCGCTCGGATACCTCGAGCGGCTACGCGCCGAGGCGCCCGACGCGTGGCTGCTGGTCGAGAAGATCCTCGGCCACGAGGAGCGCCTGCCGACGAACTGGCCGATCGACGGCACGACCGGCTACGACTTCGTGAGCCGCGTCGGCGGGCTGCTGATCGACCCGACCGCGGAAGCGCAGCTCACGAAGCTCTACGAGCGCTTCACCGGACGGCTCGAGACCTTCCCGGAGCTCGTCCGCGAGAAGAAGCACGCGGCGCTGCGCGAGCTGCTCGGCAGCGACGTGAACCGCTTGACGGCGCTCTTCCTCGACGTCTGCGAGCGCCACCGCCGGCATCGCGACTACACGCGCCACGAGCTGCACGAGGTGTTGCGCGAGGCGCTGGTCTGCATGCCGGTCTACCGGACGTACGTGCGCCCTGAGCACGGCGAGGTGAGCGAGGAGGACGTCGCGATCGTCGAGGGCATGATCGCGCGCGCGAAGGCGAACCGTCCGGACCTCGACCCGTCGGCGTTCGACTTCCTCGCCGACGTCCTGCTGCTGCGCGCGCGCGGCGAGCGCGAGGCCGAGCTCGTCACGCGCTTCCAGCAGCTCGCGGCGCCGACGATGGCGAAGGGCGTCGAGGACACCGCGTTCTACGTCTACAACCGCTTCATCGCGCTCAACGAGGTCGGCGGCGAGCCGTTGCAGTTCGGCGTGTCGCCCGAGGACTTCCACCGCGCGCAGAGCGAGGCGCAGCGGCTGTGGCCGCGCGCGATGCTGGCGACGTCGACGCACGACACCAAGCGCAGCGCCGACGTGCGCGCCCGGCTCGCCGTGCTGAGCGAGATCCCCGAGGACTGGGCGGAGGCGGTCGAGCGCTGGTCGAAGCTCGCCGAGCCGCACTGGGCGGGCGCGACGCCCGATCGCAACGTCGAGTACCTGCTGTACCAGACGCTGGTCGGCGCGTGGCCGATCGGCGCCGACCGCGTGCTGCCGTACCTCGAGAAAGCGTGCCGCGAGGCGAAGGAGCACACGAGCTGGACGCAGGCGAACGCCGCGTACGAGGAGTCGGTGCGACGCTTCGCCGAGGGCGTGCTCGGCGACGCGGAGCTGGTCGCGGATCTCGAGCGCTTCGTCGCGCGCCTCGTCGAGCCTGGGCGCAGCAACTCGCTCGCGCAGGAGCTGATCAAGCTCACGAGCCCCGGCGTTCCGGACGTCTACCAGGGCACGGAGCTGTGGGATCTGTCGCTCGTCGACCCGGACAACCGCCGTCCGGTCGACTTCGCGCTGCGCCGCCGTCTGCTCGCGGAGCTCGACCACCTCTCGCCGCAGGAGATCGCCGCGCGCAGAGACGAGGCATTGCCGAAATTATGGTTGACGAAGCAGGCGCTCGACGTCCGCAAGCGCCGTCCGGAAGCGTTCGGCGGCGACGCGTCCTACCGTCCGCTCTGGGGGACGGGCGCGCGCGCGCAGCACGTGGTCGCCTTCGTGCGCGGCGAGAGCGTGGTCACGATCGCGACCCGCTTCCCGCTCAAGCTCGCCGGCGACTGGGAGGGCACGTGTCTCGAGCTCCCGCCCGGACGCTGGCGCGACGTCCTCGGCGGCGTCTCGCACGACGGCGGCGCGCAGCCGCTCGACGCGCTGCTGGCGGTGTTTCCGGTCGCCTTGCTGATCGCGGAGGACGCGGCGTGA
- a CDS encoding alpha/beta hydrolase-fold protein, with amino-acid sequence MAGERAGARDTYAPRIVVALITSALAGVLACGSGSSGGGEAVPAPLPQENPGFRAIAGVSMGAYGALNVGTKHPDVFGTIAALGGPVDLTQLLTDTVEEGLEVKPQTVIPRTIGDDFTFDHLPPYPGRDTQVRLLRDLVIAFGNPFLHHPDPARQFFAIDSEPAMLLRDDVFGTFTVPGEVRGFFDGGDGNEDGLRQSDEPADLPTDVLLVANGSLGAIAGVEPTAIVGGRALADLDGDGVYDVGDGIVLNPSEPIRGDDGDLVLEPELGEEFDDFGLDGVPGTGDFGEGNGVFDVDPDRATWLEENPTTRLAGRSASDIARQRIYMDVGTEDEFEFGQHYTNLVEVLRAKGLQVRVQDGYEGDCFDVPKPSEPLYLLRYPGGHIGIPESDSVLDDLLNGEVCGAIGIWQRLVSLIGYLDASFPDGNYGVGEIDIDIDFDDFDFDFGDLDVRGEMVERDVPAPSLQLRPEDAVPTQRVLVYRPPEFERSDGAFPIVYVLGGYGQTPQDFERAGDLLDFLILTRQVQNMFVAFLPGSGGQQGSFYVNHRVAEDGIPDVIGPTSGRYEDVILFDLIPAIENDVARGRIRR; translated from the coding sequence ATGGCGGGTGAGCGCGCCGGGGCGCGCGACACCTACGCTCCCCGGATCGTCGTCGCTCTCATCACCTCCGCGCTCGCGGGCGTCCTCGCCTGCGGCAGCGGCAGCAGCGGCGGCGGCGAGGCCGTGCCCGCGCCGCTGCCGCAGGAGAACCCCGGCTTCCGCGCGATCGCCGGCGTGTCGATGGGCGCCTACGGCGCGCTCAACGTCGGCACCAAGCACCCCGACGTCTTCGGAACCATCGCGGCGCTCGGCGGTCCGGTCGACCTGACGCAGCTCCTCACCGACACGGTCGAGGAGGGGCTCGAGGTCAAGCCGCAGACCGTGATCCCGCGCACGATCGGCGACGACTTCACGTTCGATCACCTGCCGCCGTACCCCGGACGCGACACGCAGGTCCGGCTGCTGCGCGATCTCGTGATCGCGTTCGGCAACCCGTTCCTGCACCACCCCGACCCGGCGCGGCAGTTCTTCGCGATCGACTCCGAGCCCGCGATGCTGCTGCGCGACGACGTCTTCGGCACCTTCACCGTCCCCGGTGAGGTGCGCGGCTTCTTCGACGGCGGCGACGGCAACGAGGACGGGCTGCGCCAGAGCGACGAGCCGGCGGATCTACCGACCGACGTGCTGCTGGTCGCGAACGGCTCGCTCGGCGCGATCGCGGGCGTCGAGCCGACGGCGATCGTCGGCGGACGCGCGCTCGCCGACCTCGACGGCGACGGGGTCTACGACGTCGGCGACGGCATCGTGCTGAACCCGTCCGAGCCGATCCGCGGCGACGACGGCGATCTCGTCCTCGAGCCCGAGCTCGGCGAGGAGTTCGACGACTTCGGCCTCGACGGCGTTCCCGGCACCGGCGACTTCGGCGAGGGCAACGGCGTCTTCGACGTCGACCCCGACCGCGCGACCTGGCTCGAGGAGAACCCGACGACGCGTCTCGCGGGCCGCTCGGCGAGCGACATCGCGCGCCAGCGCATCTACATGGACGTCGGCACCGAGGACGAGTTCGAGTTCGGGCAGCACTACACGAACCTCGTCGAGGTGCTGCGCGCCAAGGGTCTGCAGGTGCGCGTGCAGGACGGCTACGAGGGCGACTGCTTCGACGTGCCGAAGCCGTCCGAGCCGCTCTACCTGCTGCGCTACCCCGGCGGACACATCGGCATCCCCGAGTCCGACAGCGTCCTCGACGACCTGCTGAACGGCGAGGTCTGCGGCGCGATCGGCATCTGGCAGCGCCTGGTGAGCCTGATCGGCTACCTCGACGCGAGCTTCCCCGACGGCAACTACGGCGTCGGCGAGATCGACATCGACATCGATTTCGACGACTTCGATTTCGACTTCGGCGATCTCGACGTGCGCGGCGAGATGGTGGAGCGCGACGTGCCGGCGCCGAGCCTGCAGCTTCGTCCCGAGGACGCGGTGCCGACGCAGCGCGTGCTGGTCTACCGTCCGCCCGAGTTCGAGCGCAGCGACGGCGCGTTCCCGATCGTCTACGTGCTCGGCGGCTACGGCCAGACGCCGCAAGATTTCGAGCGCGCCGGCGACCTGCTCGATTTCCTCATCCTGACACGACAGGTGCAGAACATGTTCGTCGCGTTCCTGCCGGGCTCGGGCGGACAGCAGGGGTCGTTCTACGTCAATCACAGGGTCGCCGAGGACGGCATCCCGGACGTGATCGGGCCGACTTCGGGCCGCTACGAGGACGTGATCCTCTTCGACTTGATTCCGGCGATCGAGAACGACGTCGCGCGCGGACGGATCCGGCGCTGA
- a CDS encoding BON domain-containing protein gives MAERHEGGYRQEEGRHERQGQRRFGEEESRGRWRATDDERDWGYRTEGIERGRGERRGWSAQGAGESFEHSPRGYGSERYGERSYGRESYGRGYEEGYGGGREGYGRGEYGQRRYGAAPYGGEPYGGSRNAPSPHEGFGGYEGWNERGLGAWQHGPGGYGERSYGGYGEWPGPEREGLESGREGYGGVGPEFLEGRRRAGSSEWGLGHAGARGGWRERLRGGFGMQAGRFTGRGPQGYQRSDERIREDVCDALMADPEIDASFMTVTVDACEVTLEGSVEDRQMKRDAEDLVEQIPGVKQVHNRLRVQPGGADEAQRGAQAGASVSGTASAGIAQQKRSS, from the coding sequence ATGGCTGAGCGTCACGAAGGCGGCTACCGTCAAGAAGAAGGACGTCACGAGCGGCAGGGACAGCGCCGCTTCGGCGAAGAGGAGTCGCGCGGCCGCTGGCGCGCGACCGACGACGAGCGCGACTGGGGCTACCGCACCGAGGGGATCGAGCGTGGGCGCGGCGAGCGTCGCGGCTGGTCCGCGCAGGGCGCGGGCGAGTCGTTCGAGCACTCGCCGCGCGGCTACGGCTCCGAGCGCTACGGCGAGCGCAGCTACGGGCGCGAGTCCTACGGCCGCGGCTACGAGGAAGGCTACGGCGGCGGCCGCGAAGGCTACGGTCGCGGCGAGTACGGTCAGCGTCGCTACGGCGCTGCGCCGTACGGCGGCGAGCCCTACGGGGGCTCGCGCAACGCGCCCTCGCCGCACGAAGGCTTCGGCGGCTACGAGGGCTGGAACGAGCGCGGCCTCGGCGCCTGGCAGCACGGACCGGGCGGCTACGGCGAGCGCAGCTACGGCGGCTACGGCGAGTGGCCCGGCCCCGAGCGCGAGGGTCTCGAGAGCGGCCGCGAGGGCTACGGCGGCGTCGGGCCGGAGTTCCTCGAGGGACGCCGGCGTGCGGGCAGCTCGGAGTGGGGCCTCGGTCACGCGGGGGCGCGCGGCGGCTGGCGCGAACGTCTCCGTGGCGGCTTCGGCATGCAGGCCGGACGCTTCACCGGACGCGGCCCGCAGGGCTACCAGCGCAGCGACGAGCGCATCCGCGAAGACGTGTGCGACGCGCTGATGGCGGATCCCGAGATCGACGCGTCGTTCATGACCGTGACCGTCGACGCCTGCGAGGTCACGCTCGAGGGCTCGGTCGAGGACCGGCAGATGAAGCGCGACGCGGAGGACCTGGTCGAGCAGATCCCCGGCGTCAAGCAAGTGCACAATCGGTTGCGCGTGCAACCGGGCGGCGCGGACGAAGCGCAGCGCGGTGCGCAGGCCGGCGCGTCGGTGTCCGGGACGGCGTCGGCGGGGATCGCGCAGCAGAAGCGCTCGAGCTGA
- a CDS encoding amylo-alpha-1,6-glucosidase, translating into MSNIIQVHDQFYILVTGALEPEHTRVLKHDDTFLIVDRSGDVRPIGLGTDGLFHQGTRFLSQLEIDVQSLRFLLLSSTVPDDNAVFVANLTNPDLELADGSIVQRDTVHVLRSLLLWNGTLYQELRLRSYQPEPVALRLGVDFAADYADMFEVRGTRRASRGRLEPPLVEGGDVVLRYHGLDRVVRRTRIAFHPAPTTIEPGRAEYDVRLVAHDDVTLHVAISCELEPQRRKLLSFGDARRAAAAAITRHATRGAALRTSNEDFNQWLERSLADLAMMTSEVPTGLYPYAGVPWFCCPFGRDGIITALEVLWCKPELARGVLTYLAATQATESSDVADAEPGKILHEARSGEMAALGEIPFGRYYGSADSTPLFIWLASEYWRRTGDRATVEALWPSIERALAWIDRHGDLDGDGFVEYASHCPSGLRQQGWKDSDDSVMHADGTLATGPIALCEIQAYVYAAKLGAASLARMRGDESTAERLEREATRLRERFEELFWDEELGTYVLALDGDKRPCRVRTSNAGHCLFAGIASPERARRVASCLTDPGSFSGWGVRTLAVGERRYNPMSYHNGSVWPHDNAMIAAGMARYQQRHEASAILTGLYDASKFFALRRLPELFCGFPRRPGEGPTLYPVACAPQIWASGAPLLTLAAVLGISIDGAGQRVVFGHSMLPAYIDHVEIRDLHVGAGTIDVAFHRHGDDVGVNVLRRFGDVEVVAVK; encoded by the coding sequence ATGAGCAACATCATCCAGGTTCACGACCAGTTCTACATCCTGGTCACCGGCGCGCTCGAGCCCGAGCACACGCGCGTCCTCAAGCACGACGACACCTTCCTGATCGTCGACCGCTCGGGCGACGTGCGTCCGATCGGGCTCGGCACCGACGGCTTGTTCCACCAGGGAACGCGCTTTCTCTCGCAGCTCGAGATCGACGTGCAGTCGCTGCGCTTCCTGCTCTTGAGCTCGACGGTGCCCGACGACAACGCGGTCTTCGTCGCGAACCTCACCAACCCCGACCTCGAGCTCGCCGACGGCAGCATCGTGCAGCGCGACACGGTGCACGTCCTGCGCTCGCTGCTGCTCTGGAACGGCACGCTGTACCAGGAGCTGCGGCTGCGCAGCTACCAGCCCGAGCCCGTCGCGCTGCGGCTCGGCGTCGACTTCGCGGCCGACTACGCCGACATGTTCGAGGTGCGCGGCACGCGCCGCGCATCGCGCGGACGCCTCGAGCCTCCGCTGGTCGAGGGCGGCGACGTCGTGCTGCGCTACCACGGACTCGACCGCGTCGTGCGCCGCACGCGCATCGCGTTCCATCCGGCGCCGACGACGATCGAGCCGGGCCGCGCAGAGTACGACGTGCGGCTCGTCGCACACGACGACGTGACGCTGCACGTGGCGATCTCGTGCGAGCTCGAGCCGCAGCGGCGCAAGCTGCTCTCCTTCGGCGACGCGCGGCGTGCGGCGGCAGCGGCGATCACGCGCCACGCGACGCGCGGCGCCGCGCTGCGCACCTCGAACGAGGACTTCAACCAGTGGCTCGAGCGCTCGCTCGCGGACCTCGCGATGATGACGTCCGAGGTGCCGACGGGTCTGTACCCCTACGCCGGCGTGCCGTGGTTCTGCTGTCCGTTCGGCCGCGACGGCATCATCACCGCGCTCGAGGTGCTGTGGTGCAAGCCCGAGCTCGCACGCGGCGTCCTCACCTACCTCGCCGCGACGCAGGCGACCGAGTCCTCCGACGTCGCGGATGCCGAACCTGGCAAGATCCTGCACGAGGCGCGCTCGGGCGAGATGGCGGCGCTCGGCGAGATCCCGTTCGGTCGCTACTACGGATCGGCCGATTCCACGCCGCTCTTCATCTGGCTCGCGAGCGAGTACTGGCGGCGCACGGGAGACCGAGCGACCGTCGAGGCGCTGTGGCCGAGCATCGAGCGCGCGCTCGCGTGGATCGATCGTCACGGCGACCTCGACGGCGACGGCTTCGTCGAGTACGCGTCGCACTGCCCGAGCGGGCTTCGCCAGCAAGGCTGGAAGGACTCCGACGACTCGGTGATGCACGCCGACGGCACGCTCGCCACGGGGCCGATCGCGCTGTGCGAGATCCAGGCGTACGTCTACGCGGCGAAGCTCGGCGCCGCGAGCCTCGCCCGCATGCGAGGCGACGAGTCCACCGCGGAGCGGCTCGAGCGCGAAGCGACCCGTCTGCGCGAGCGCTTCGAGGAGCTGTTCTGGGACGAGGAGCTCGGCACCTACGTTCTGGCGCTCGACGGCGACAAGCGACCGTGTCGCGTGCGCACCTCCAACGCGGGGCACTGTCTCTTCGCCGGCATCGCATCACCGGAACGCGCGCGCCGGGTCGCGAGCTGCTTGACCGATCCCGGCTCGTTCTCGGGCTGGGGCGTACGCACGCTCGCGGTCGGGGAGCGTCGCTACAACCCGATGTCGTACCACAACGGCTCGGTGTGGCCGCACGACAATGCGATGATCGCGGCCGGCATGGCGCGCTACCAGCAGCGTCACGAGGCGAGCGCGATCCTCACGGGACTCTACGACGCGAGCAAGTTCTTTGCTTTACGTCGGCTGCCGGAGCTCTTCTGCGGCTTCCCGCGCCGTCCCGGCGAGGGGCCGACGCTCTACCCGGTGGCGTGCGCGCCGCAGATCTGGGCGTCGGGCGCTCCGCTGCTGACGCTCGCGGCGGTGCTGGGCATCTCGATCGACGGCGCCGGCCAGCGCGTCGTGTTTGGGCACTCGATGCTGCCCGCGTACATCGACCACGTGGAGATCCGCGACCTTCACGTGGGCGCGGGAACGATCGACGTCGCCTTTCACCGCCACGGAGACGACGTCGGGGTGAACGTGCTGCGTCGCTTCGGCGACGTCGAGGTGGTGGCGGTCAAGTGA
- a CDS encoding YtxH domain-containing protein: MHAMELSKSLPSAEELLRAIGLQRTRTTSDFVGSMALFGAGMLVGAGLALLFAPSSGAEMREQLGSRLGSVREQLGEKAEQARRTAASSVGAAAHGG, translated from the coding sequence ATGCACGCGATGGAGCTCAGCAAGAGCTTGCCGTCGGCGGAGGAGCTCCTCCGCGCGATCGGCCTGCAACGGACGCGGACCACCAGCGACTTCGTCGGCAGCATGGCGCTGTTCGGCGCCGGCATGCTGGTCGGCGCCGGACTGGCGCTGCTGTTCGCGCCGAGCTCGGGCGCCGAGATGCGCGAGCAGCTCGGATCGCGCCTCGGCAGCGTCCGCGAGCAGCTCGGCGAGAAGGCCGAGCAGGCGCGCCGCACGGCGGCGAGCTCGGTCGGCGCGGCCGCGCATGGCGGGTGA
- a CDS encoding DUF1328 domain-containing protein, with the protein MLSWAVTFFVIALIAAVLGFRGVAGLSAEIGYVLVVVALIFLAIAFFTGRSTPTP; encoded by the coding sequence ATGTTGAGCTGGGCAGTTACTTTCTTCGTCATCGCGTTGATCGCCGCAGTGCTCGGCTTCCGTGGAGTCGCCGGTCTGTCGGCGGAGATCGGCTACGTGCTCGTCGTCGTCGCCCTGATCTTCCTCGCGATCGCCTTCTTCACCGGTAGGTCGACCCCCACACCTTAG
- a CDS encoding FAD-dependent oxidoreductase, with protein MRSPWSGNGNVRERPALSSHVRADVCVVGAGIAGLSTAYLLQRDGAQVVVLDDGPIGGGQTGRTTAHLSNALDDRYGELERLHGESGARLAAESHTSAIARIEEIARDEGIDCDFARVDGFLFAPEASALQAPPTTLPTLSDLLQEELEAALRAGVPGVEQVMRAPLASFDTGPCLRFPAQARIEPLRYLEGLARAFERLGGQVFTGTRATVIVGGKDAHVDTLGGRRVSCAHVVVATNTPVNDRFVIHAKQAPYTTYAIALRVAHGSVPDLLLWDTEDPYHYVRLQPVPPNGGAGHDLLIVGGEDHKSGQADDGMERFARLESWARERFPSVEGVEQRWSGQVMEPSDGVAFIGRNPSDAENVYVATGDSGHGMTHGTIAGMLICDLIADRPNPWVGLYDPGRLTVGAATDLLSENLNVAAQYVDWLRPGSVSSEEEIANGSGAVLRRGLTKIAVYRDDDGRVHRLGAACPHLGCIVSWNSVERTWVCPCHGSRFSCMGRVLNGPANHDLTPLDGAADEQETKHGEQEQV; from the coding sequence ATGCGATCGCCCTGGTCGGGCAACGGCAACGTCCGCGAACGGCCGGCTCTCTCCTCGCACGTGCGGGCGGACGTCTGCGTCGTCGGCGCGGGGATCGCCGGCCTCTCGACCGCGTACCTGCTGCAGCGCGACGGCGCGCAGGTCGTCGTCCTCGACGACGGCCCGATCGGCGGCGGTCAGACCGGTCGCACCACCGCGCACCTCTCGAACGCGCTCGACGACCGCTACGGCGAGCTCGAGCGGCTGCACGGCGAGAGCGGCGCACGCCTCGCGGCGGAGAGCCACACCTCGGCGATCGCGCGCATCGAGGAGATCGCGCGCGACGAGGGGATCGACTGCGACTTCGCGCGCGTCGACGGCTTCCTGTTCGCACCGGAAGCGAGCGCGCTCCAAGCGCCGCCGACGACGCTTCCCACGCTGTCCGATCTCCTGCAGGAGGAGCTCGAAGCGGCGCTGCGCGCGGGCGTGCCTGGCGTGGAGCAGGTCATGCGCGCGCCGCTCGCGTCGTTCGACACCGGTCCGTGCCTGCGCTTTCCGGCCCAGGCGCGGATCGAGCCGCTGCGCTACCTCGAGGGGCTCGCCCGCGCGTTCGAGCGCCTCGGCGGCCAGGTCTTCACCGGCACGCGCGCGACCGTCATCGTCGGCGGCAAGGACGCGCACGTCGACACGCTCGGCGGACGCCGCGTGTCGTGCGCGCACGTCGTCGTCGCGACCAACACGCCGGTCAACGACCGCTTCGTGATCCACGCCAAGCAGGCGCCGTACACCACGTACGCGATCGCGCTGCGCGTCGCGCACGGCTCGGTGCCCGACCTGCTGCTATGGGACACCGAGGATCCCTACCACTACGTGCGTCTCCAGCCGGTGCCACCCAACGGTGGCGCCGGACACGATCTGCTGATCGTCGGCGGCGAGGACCACAAGAGCGGTCAGGCCGACGACGGCATGGAGCGCTTCGCACGGCTCGAGAGCTGGGCACGCGAGCGCTTCCCGAGCGTCGAGGGCGTCGAGCAGCGCTGGAGCGGGCAAGTGATGGAGCCGAGCGACGGCGTCGCCTTCATCGGCCGCAACCCGTCCGACGCGGAGAACGTCTACGTCGCGACCGGCGATTCGGGTCACGGCATGACGCACGGCACGATCGCCGGGATGCTGATCTGCGACCTGATCGCCGATCGTCCGAATCCGTGGGTCGGGCTTTACGACCCGGGCCGGCTGACGGTCGGCGCGGCGACCGATCTCTTGAGCGAGAACCTCAACGTCGCGGCGCAGTACGTCGACTGGCTGCGTCCCGGCAGCGTGTCGTCCGAAGAGGAGATCGCGAACGGCTCGGGCGCCGTGCTGCGCCGCGGGCTCACCAAGATCGCGGTCTACCGCGACGATGACGGCCGCGTGCACCGGCTCGGCGCGGCCTGCCCGCACCTCGGCTGCATCGTGTCGTGGAATTCCGTCGAGCGCACCTGGGTCTGTCCGTGCCACGGCTCGCGCTTCTCGTGCATGGGGCGCGTGCTGAACGGTCCGGCGAACCACGATCTGACACCGCTCGACGGCGCGGCCGACGAGCAGGAGACGAAGCATGGCGAACAAGAGCAAGTCTGA
- a CDS encoding SDR family oxidoreductase, producing MANKSKSERKKKLRPEQQQDRQPGLESEMTPRPKATRPGQRGSGKLAGCVALITGGDSGIGRAVAIAFAREGADVAIAYLDEHEDARETKSLVEREGARCIVFAGDVGDPDFCRRVVDETVRELGHLDVLVNNAAEQHPRESIAEISADQLERTFRTNIFSMFYLTQAALPHLHEGSAIVNTTSVTAYRGSPTLLDYAATKGAIVAFTRSLAESLADKHIRVNAVAPGPVWTPLIPSTFPPEKVATFGSDVPLKRAGEPEEIAPSYVFLASQDASYMTGQVLHPNGGEIING from the coding sequence ATGGCGAACAAGAGCAAGTCTGAGCGCAAGAAGAAGCTGCGTCCCGAGCAGCAGCAGGACCGCCAGCCGGGTCTCGAGAGCGAGATGACGCCGCGCCCGAAGGCGACGCGCCCGGGTCAGCGCGGCTCGGGCAAGCTCGCCGGCTGTGTCGCGCTGATCACCGGCGGCGACAGCGGCATCGGGCGCGCGGTGGCGATCGCGTTCGCGCGCGAGGGCGCCGACGTCGCGATCGCGTACCTCGACGAGCACGAGGACGCGCGCGAGACCAAGTCGCTCGTCGAGCGCGAGGGCGCGCGCTGCATCGTCTTCGCCGGCGACGTCGGTGATCCGGACTTCTGCCGGCGCGTCGTCGACGAGACCGTGCGCGAGCTCGGCCACCTCGACGTGCTGGTCAACAATGCCGCGGAGCAGCACCCGCGCGAGTCGATCGCCGAGATCAGCGCAGATCAGCTCGAGCGGACGTTCCGCACGAACATCTTCTCGATGTTCTACCTCACGCAGGCGGCGCTGCCGCACCTGCACGAGGGCAGCGCGATCGTCAACACGACGTCGGTGACCGCGTACCGCGGCAGCCCGACGCTGCTCGACTACGCCGCGACCAAGGGCGCGATCGTCGCCTTCACGCGCTCGCTCGCCGAGAGCCTCGCCGACAAGCACATCCGCGTGAACGCGGTCGCGCCGGGTCCGGTGTGGACGCCGCTCATTCCGTCGACCTTCCCGCCCGAGAAGGTCGCGACCTTCGGCTCCGACGTGCCGCTCAAGCGCGCCGGCGAGCCCGAGGAGATCGCGCCGAGCTACGTGTTCCTCGCGTCGCAGGACGCGTCGTACATGACCGGGCAGGTGCTGCACCCGAACGGCGGCGAGATCATCAACGGCTGA